The genome window ACGAGCTCAAGAGTTGAAAATTGATGCAATTTTGGAAGTAGTTGAACCGATTGACAAGATTTCGATGGATAGTATAGATTTATGCAAAGTTGTCGGTATTTTGCTAGATAATGCGGTTGAAGCGGCGTTAACTTGTGAAAATCCAGTTATTCGAATCGCGTTTGTGAAAAAAGGTGATAGCATAATTATTGTATTTGCGAATAGTTTACCAGTAAATATGCCACCGATTTATAAGATATTTGAAGAAGGTTTCTCTACAAAAGGAGAAGGTCGTGGATTAGGCCTTGCTAGTTTGCGGGAAATTATGAAGAAATATTCGCACGTTGCCTTAGATACGAAAGTGACCGATAGAGAAGTTATTCAAGAATTAGAAATTATGTAGAAGAATGGGGATGAATTTATGCTACCGGTTTTTATTTGTGAAGATAACAGAATGCAGCGAGAAAGGTTAACGAAATATATTGAAGACTATATTATGGTTGAACATTTTGATATGAAGTTAGAACTTTCAACAGGAGATCCGTTTGAGTTAGTATCACGAATGCCTACACATCAAGGTATGGGGCTTTATTTTTTAGACATTGATTTGGGGCAGCCGGACATGAATGGTTTTGAATTAGCTCAGGAAATTCGGAAGTTTGATCCGCGTGGTTTCATTATTTTTATTACAACACATGCGGAGTTAAGTTATATGACTTTCACGTATAAGGTGGAAGCGCTTGATTACATTATTAAAGACGATATTGATTTGCTGCATGACCGGGTACTTGCCTGTATGAAGCAAGCAGAAGAACGGATTTCCAATGATCAAGATATGCAGAAGTATTTTACGTTTAAAGTGTCGGATAAGAAGATTATTCATGAACTGTTAGACGATATCTTGTTTTTTGAGACAGCGCCAACTATTCATAAAGTAATTTTACATGGCAAAAATCGCCAAGTGGAATTTTATGGTAAGTTGAAGAATATCGAGAAAATGTTGGACGAATCATTTTATCGGTGCCACAGGTCGTATATTGTGAATAAGAAAAATATTCATGAGCTAGATACGACAAAAGGTGTGGTGAAGATGTCTAACGGTGAAAATTGTTATGCATCATCGAAATTAATTAAAAGCTTGAGTTTATAAAAGTGGCCTTAAAGGTCGCTTTTTTTGTACAATGGCAAGTTTGGATTTGATGAAATGGGTAAATATAGGTAAAATAATAGTGATGAATTGTTAGTTAAGTTTATGTTATGATATAGATACTCAAATTCAGGCAAAAGGTATGTAAAAAAATGGGGAGCTGGATGAAATGTCAGGCTATTTTCAAAAACGAATGCTTAAATATCCATTATACGGTCTGATTGCAGCGACAATTATTTTGAGCGTAATCACGTTCTTTTTTTCGTGGTGGTTATCGGCGTTAGTTGTTGTTGGCGGAATTATTCTTACGGTTGCGATGTTTTATTTTGAATATCGCTTGAATGAAGATGTGCAACTATATGTTTCTAATTTAACGTATCGGATTAAGCGTAGTGAAGAAGAAGCGCTTGTTGAAATGCCGATGGGAATACTGCTGTATGATGAACATTACAAAATCGAATGGGTTAACCCGTTTATGTCAAAATACTTTGATAAGGCAGAGTTAATCGGGGAATCTTTGGAAGAAGTAGGACCGGAATTTTTGGACGTTATTACTGGGAATGATGAAAAGGGGATTATGTCGATTGCTTGGCGTGATCACCGTTTTGATACGATAGTAAAGCGTAAGGAACGAATTTTATATTTATATGATCGCACAGAATATTATGATTTAAACAAGAAATTTCAAGCGAATAAATCTGTATTTGCGGTTATTTTCTTAGATAATTATGATGAATGGGCGCAGGGCATGGATGATAGACGTCGCAGTGCTTTAAATAATTTGGTGACGTCGATGTTGACCAACTGGGCTAGGGAACATCGTATTTATTTGAAACGGATTTCGACAGACCGATTTATGGCCTTTTTGACGGAGGAAATGTTGAAGCGGTTGGAGGAAGAGAAGTTTCAAATATTGGACCGGATTCGCGAACGGACGTCGAAGCAAAATATTCCTTTAACGCTTAGTATTGGGATTGGTTATAAGGAAGATGATTTGATTCAGCTGGCCGATTTGGCGCAGTCTAGTCTAGATCTTGCTTTAGGGCGCGGCGGCGATCAGGTTGTAATTAAGCAACCTGAAGGAAAAGTGCGTTTTTATGGTGGGAAAACAAATCCGATGGAAAAACGGACTCGTGTTCGCGCGCGTGTGATTTCGCAAGCATTGCAAGAGCTGATTACGCAAAGTGACCAAGTTTTTGTTATGGGGCACCGCTATCCGGATATGGACGTAATTGGTTCGAGTCTTGGAGTGATGCGGATTGCTGAGATGAATGATCGGAATGCTTATGTGGTTGTGGAACCTGGCAAAATGAGTCCAGATGTGAAGCGACTAATGAATGAAATTGAAGAATATCCGAATGTAATTAAAAATATTGTTACACCGCAAGTCGCACTGGAAAATATCACGGAGAAGAGTTTGCTCGTTGTTGTTGATACACACAAACCTTCGATGGTTATTAATAAGGAATTGCTGGACTCAGCTACGAATGTGGTTGTTGTCGATCATCACCGTCGTTCAGAGGAATTTGTTGGGAGTCCGGTTCTTGTTTATATCGAGCCATATGCGTCATCTACTGCCGAATTGATTACGGAGCTATTTGAGTATCAACCGGATTTAGAGCAGGTTGGGAAAATCGAGGCAACGGCGCTTCTTTCCGGGATTGTGGTTGATACGAAGAACTTTACGCTGCGGACTGGGTCGCGAACGTTTGATGCGGCAAGTTATTTACGGTCGCTTGGTGCGGACACGATTTTGGTGCAGCAATTTTTGAAAGAAGATATTACTACTTTTACACAGCGGAGTCGTTTAGTGGAGTCGCTTGAAATTTATCATGATGGTATGGCGATTGCGACTGGACATGAGGACGAGGAATTTGGCACAGTTATAGCTGCGCAGGCGGCAGATACGATGCTTTCGATGGAAGGCGTGCAGGCATCCTTTGTTATTACGCTACGTCCGGATAAATTAATCGGGATTAGCGCGAGATCGCTTGGCCAAATCAATGTGCAAGTCATTATGGAAAAACTAGGCGGTGGCGGACATTTATCGAATGCAGCCACACAGCTTAAAGATGTTACAATTGCAGAAGCAGAAAAACAATTAATTAGCGCCATTGATGCGTATTGGAAGGGAGAAACATAATTATGAAAGTTATTTTCTTGAAAGACGTAAAAGGTAAAGGTAAAAAAGGTGAAACTAAAAATGTTGCTGATGGTTATGCAAACAATTTTTTAATTAAAAATGGTTACGCAGTTGAGGCTAACAATGCGGCTTTAAGCACTCTTTCAGCGCAAAAGAAAAAAGAAGATAAATTAGCTGCTGAAGAACTAGCTGAAGCAAAAGCTTTGAAAGAAAAAATGGAAAATTTAACAGTGGAATTAAAAGCGAAGTCTGGTGAAGGCGGTAGATTGTTTGGTTCTATTACATCTAAACAAATTGCTCAAACGCTTGAAAAAACACATGGTATTAAAATAGACAAACGTAAAATGGACTTACCAGAAGCGATTCGAGCTTTAGGACATACGAAGGTGCCGGTGAAGTTGCACCATGAAGTAACGGCAACACTTGATGTACATGTGAGTGAAGAATAATTTTTCTTAAGGGAGCGTAAGACAGTGGATAATAATTTCCAGGACAGAACACCACCACAAAATATTGAAGCCGAACAAGCTGTACTGGGCGCGATATTTCTTGAGCCGAATGCGCTGATTACCGCTTCTGAAATTTTAATGCCGGATGATTTTTATCGTAGTGGTCACCAAATCATTTTTGAAACAATGCTTGATTTGAATGACCACGGGAAAGCTGTCGATGTATTAACGGTTTATGAGGCGCTTGCTGCCAAAGGTAATTTGGAAGATGCGGGTGGTTTGCCATATTTGACGGAATTATCCGGGGCTGTGCCA of Listeria monocytogenes contains these proteins:
- a CDS encoding LytR/AlgR family response regulator transcription factor, with protein sequence MLPVFICEDNRMQRERLTKYIEDYIMVEHFDMKLELSTGDPFELVSRMPTHQGMGLYFLDIDLGQPDMNGFELAQEIRKFDPRGFIIFITTHAELSYMTFTYKVEALDYIIKDDIDLLHDRVLACMKQAEERISNDQDMQKYFTFKVSDKKIIHELLDDILFFETAPTIHKVILHGKNRQVEFYGKLKNIEKMLDESFYRCHRSYIVNKKNIHELDTTKGVVKMSNGENCYASSKLIKSLSL
- the pdeA gene encoding cyclic-di-AMP phosphodiesterase PdeA, with the protein product MSGYFQKRMLKYPLYGLIAATIILSVITFFFSWWLSALVVVGGIILTVAMFYFEYRLNEDVQLYVSNLTYRIKRSEEEALVEMPMGILLYDEHYKIEWVNPFMSKYFDKAELIGESLEEVGPEFLDVITGNDEKGIMSIAWRDHRFDTIVKRKERILYLYDRTEYYDLNKKFQANKSVFAVIFLDNYDEWAQGMDDRRRSALNNLVTSMLTNWAREHRIYLKRISTDRFMAFLTEEMLKRLEEEKFQILDRIRERTSKQNIPLTLSIGIGYKEDDLIQLADLAQSSLDLALGRGGDQVVIKQPEGKVRFYGGKTNPMEKRTRVRARVISQALQELITQSDQVFVMGHRYPDMDVIGSSLGVMRIAEMNDRNAYVVVEPGKMSPDVKRLMNEIEEYPNVIKNIVTPQVALENITEKSLLVVVDTHKPSMVINKELLDSATNVVVVDHHRRSEEFVGSPVLVYIEPYASSTAELITELFEYQPDLEQVGKIEATALLSGIVVDTKNFTLRTGSRTFDAASYLRSLGADTILVQQFLKEDITTFTQRSRLVESLEIYHDGMAIATGHEDEEFGTVIAAQAADTMLSMEGVQASFVITLRPDKLIGISARSLGQINVQVIMEKLGGGGHLSNAATQLKDVTIAEAEKQLISAIDAYWKGET
- the rplI gene encoding 50S ribosomal protein L9, encoding MKVIFLKDVKGKGKKGETKNVADGYANNFLIKNGYAVEANNAALSTLSAQKKKEDKLAAEELAEAKALKEKMENLTVELKAKSGEGGRLFGSITSKQIAQTLEKTHGIKIDKRKMDLPEAIRALGHTKVPVKLHHEVTATLDVHVSEE